The Apteryx mantelli isolate bAptMan1 chromosome Z, bAptMan1.hap1, whole genome shotgun sequence genome has a segment encoding these proteins:
- the ELL2 gene encoding RNA polymerase II elongation factor ELL2 isoform X1, translating to MAALREGGRYGVSCGRVTADNITVLHVKLTETAVRALESYQGSKDLISSRPSIQFQGLQGLVKIPKVDLPNEVHHFNFYLSNVGKDNPQGSFDCVQQTVSSSGVSQLSCLGFIQDKITVCATNDSYQMTRERMTQAEEESRNRSAKVIKPGGPFVGKRVQIRKAPQSIPDAVPERKRSTPMNPANTIRKTHVNNTVSQRPYRDRVIHLLALKTYKKPELLARLQRDGVNQKDKNSLAAVLQQVANLNPKDNSYTLKDYVFKEIQKDWPGYNEIDKQSLELILARKVNSSQNATSSSHMESSVTSNKDAASTSPSQKRLLDSDFIDPLMNKKPRISHLTNRVQPTFNGHLPASSEKTAAAPPPPPPPAAAATPTPPPLPSTHLPVSNPPQTVNSNSNSPSTPEGRGTQDLPVDSFSQNGSSIYEDQQEKYTSRTPLEIPASTAVQLECPKSTGEKHSVLHKKSKKKAKKHKEKDQIKKHDIVSVDEKEKDLRKEETAKLKSSSSLESSEGVKETCTASMDPPSSTSELPDYFIKYIAIVSYEQRQSYKDDFNAEYDEYRNLHARMENVTRRFMKLDAQRKLLSPGSKEYQNLHEEVLEEYRKIKQSSPNYHEEKYRCEYLHNKLAHIKRLIGEFDQRQAESWH from the exons ctTGTTAAAATTCCCAAAGTTGATCTCCCAAATGAAGTACATCATTTTAACTTCTACTTGTCAAATGTTGGCAAAGATAATCCTCAGGGAAGCTTTGACTGTGTCCAGCAAACGGTCTCAAG TTCCGGAGTCTCTCAACTCAGTTGCCTGGGATTTATACAGGATAAAATTACAGTATGTGCAACAAATGATTCCTATCAGATGACCAGAGAGCGCATGACCCAAGCAGAAGAGGAATCACGCAATCGAAGTGCAAAGGTTATTAAACCTGGTGGACCATTTGTAG GAAAAAGAGTACAGATAAGGAAAGCACCACAAAGCATTCCAGATGCTGTGCCTGAGAGGAAGAGGTCAACACCCATGAACCCAGCAAATACAATACGGAAGACTCATGTAAATAACACTGTTTCTCAGCGACCGTACAGGGACAGGGTGATTCACTTGCTCGCATTGAAGACTTACAAGAAACCAGAGTTGCTTGCTCGCTTGCAGAGAGATGGTGTTAACCAAAAGGACAAGAATTCCCTTGCAGCTGTCCTTCAACAG GTAGCCAACTTGAATCCCAAGGATAACTCTTACACTCTGAAGGATTATGTGTTTAAAGAGATTCAGAAAGACTGGCCTGGATACAACGAAATAGATAAACAGTCATTGGAGTTAATACTTGCTAG AAAAGTAAATTCATCTCAGAATGCCACCAGCAGCAGTCATATGGAATCTTCAGTAACTTCTAATAAAGATGCTGCATCAACTTCTCCTTCCCAG aaacgGCTTTTGGATTCTGATTTTATTGATCCGTTAATGAATAAAAAACCAAGAATATCTCACCTTACCAACAGAGTTCAACCAACATTCAACGGTCACTTGCCTGCCTCCAGTGAGAAAACTGCTGCAGcccccccgccaccacctccccctgcagctgctgctactcCCACTCCTCCACCGCTTCCCTCTACTCACCTTCCTGTTTCAAACCCTCCTCAGACTGTAAACTCTAACTCCAACTCCCCCAGCACTCCTGAAGGCCGGGGGACTCAAGATCTGCCTGTAGACAGCTTtagtcagaatggcagcagcatCTATGAGGACCAGCAAGAAAAATATACCTCTAGGACTCCTTTGGAAATCCCAGCATCCACTGCAGTTCAGTTAGAGTGTCCAAAGTCCACAGGTGAGAAGCATTCAGTGTTGCACAAAAAatccaaaaagaaagcaaaaaagcataAGGAGAAGGACCAAATCAAAAAGCATGATATTGTGAGTGTGGATGAAAAGGAGAAAGACCTTAGGAAAGAAGAAACTGCCAAGCTGAAAAGCTCCTCCAGTTTGGAGTCAAGTGAAG GAGTTAAAGAAACTTGCACTGCCTCCATGGATCCTCCTTCATCAACAAGTGAACTACCAGACTACTTCAT aaaGTACATAGCTATAGTCTCATATGAGCAACGCCAGAGTTACAAGGATGACTTCAATGCAGAGTATGATGAGTACAGGAATTTGCATGCTCGGATGGAGAATGTCACTAGGAGATTCATGAAACTTGATGCACAGCGGAAACTACTTTCTCCAGGATCCAAGGAATATCAG aaccTTCACGAGGAAGTCCTAGAAGAGTATCGAAAGATAAAACAG tctaGCCCCAACTACCATGAAGAGAAGTATAGATGTGAATATCTTCATAACAAGCTGGCTCATATTAAAAGACTAATAGGTGAATTTGACCAACGGCAAGCAGAGTCATGGCACTAG